In one Acomys russatus chromosome X, mAcoRus1.1, whole genome shotgun sequence genomic region, the following are encoded:
- the Dusp9 gene encoding LOW QUALITY PROTEIN: dual specificity protein phosphatase 9 (The sequence of the model RefSeq protein was modified relative to this genomic sequence to represent the inferred CDS: deleted 2 bases in 1 codon): MESLGRSCLWLHQELSPPRPQLLLLDCRSRELYESARICGALSVALPTLMLRRLQRGSLSARSLLPGPPLQPPPPAPVILYDQGNTGCQRGEAEAEAGAAAAAGAGAEAGAGAGAGAGAEAGAGAGAEAGAGAEAEAEEWDADSVLGILLLKLREEGYPAYYLQGGFSKFQAECPHLCETSFSGRPGLSLASGSMPVVGLVGLCLTSEASDAESEAERDSVSCGPDSESTTPPPSGLIPPFPVQILPNLYLGSARDSANLESLAKLGIRYILNVTPNLPNLFEKNGDFHYKQIPISDHWSQNLSQFFPDAITFIDEALSQNCGVLVHCLAGVSRSVTVTVAYLMQKLQLSLNDAYDLVKRKKSNISPNFNFMGQLLDFERTLRLEEKRSGGRGSGGPESTVSDPPSFFTTPTSDGVFELDST; encoded by the exons ATGGAGAGTCTGGGTCGTTCGTGCCTGTGGCTGCAC CAGGAGCTGTCGCCCCCGCGTCCACAGCTTCTGCTGCTGGACTGCCGCAGCCGGGAGCTGTACGAGTCGGCGCGCATCTGCGGGGCGCTGAGCGTGGCCCTGCCCACGCTGATGCTGCGCCGCCTGCAAAGAGGGAGCTTGTCTGCGCGGTCGCTCCTGCCTGGGCCACCGCTGCAGCCTCCCCCACCTGCTCCTGTGATCCTGTACGACCAGGGTAATACCGGGTGCCAGCGCGGAGAGGCCGAGGCTGAGGCCGGGGCCGCGGCCGCGGCTGGGGCCGGGGCTGAagccggagccggagccggagccggagccggagccgAAGCGGGAGCCGGAGCGGGGGCCGAAGCCGGAGCAGGGGCCGAGGCCGAAGCCGAGGAGTGGGATGCTGATTCGGTACTGGGCATCCTGCTCCTGAAGCTGCGGGAAGAAGGCTACCCGGCGTACTACCTACAGG GTGGCTTCAGCAAATTCCAGGCCGAGTGTCCACACCTGTGTGAAACCAGCTTCAGTGGTCGCCCTGGCTTAAGCCTGGCCTCAGGGTCAATGCCTGTGGTGGGGCTAGTTGGCCTGTGCTTGACCTCCGAAGCCTCTGATGCAGAATCTGAGGCTGAGCGCGACTCCGTAAGCTGTGGCCCAGATTCTGAGAGCACCACACCCCCTCCAAGTGGGCTGATACCACCCTTCCCGGTCCAGATCCTGCCCAACCTCTACCTAGGCAGTGCTCGAGATTCAGCCAACTTGGAGAGCCTGGCCAAGCTTGGCATCCGCTATATCCTCAATGTCACCCCCAACCTTCCTAATCTCTTTGAGAAGAATGGTGACTTCCACTACAAGCAGATCCCCATCTCCGACCACTGGAGCCAGAATCTGTCCCAGTTCTTTCCAGATGCCATTACATTCATTG ATGAGGCCTTGTCCCAGAACTGCGGGGTGCTCGTCCACTGCCTGGCAGGAGTCAGCCGCTCTGTCACTGTCACCGTGGCCTACCTCATGCAGAAGCTTCAACTCTCACTCAACGATGCCTACGACTTGGTCAAGCGGAAGAAGTCTAACATCTCGCCCAACTTCAACTTCATGGGGCAGTTGCTAGACTTTGAGCGCACTCTGCGCCTGGAGGAGAAGCgctctggggggaggggcagtggggggCCAGAGTCCACTGTCTCAGACCCACCCTCCTTCTTTACTACCCCTACCAGCGATGGGGTCTTTGAGCTCGACTCCACATAA
- the Pnck gene encoding calcium/calmodulin-dependent protein kinase type 1B, whose translation MLLLKKQTEDISSVYEIREKLGSGAFSEVMLAQERGSAHLVALKCIPKKALRGKEALVENEIAVLRRISHPNIVALEDVHESPSHLYLAMELVTGGELFDRIMERGSYTEKDASHLVGQVLGAVSYLHSLGIVHRDLKPENLLYATPFEDSKIMVSDFGLSKIQAGNMLGTACGTPGYVAPELLEQKPYGKAVDVWALGVISYILLCGYPPFYDESDPELFSQILRASYEFDSPFWDDISESAKDFIRHLLERDPQKRFTCQQALQHLWISGDAALDRDILGSVSEQIQKNFARTHWKRAFNATSFLRHIRKLGQSPEGEETSRQGMTRHSHPGLGTSQSPKW comes from the exons ATGCTGCTGCTCAAGAAACAGACGGAGGACATCAGCAGTGTCTATGAGATCCGGGAGAAGCTGGGCTC GGGTGCCTTCTCCGAGGTGATGCTGGCCCAGGAAAGGGGCTCTGCTCATCTTGTGGCCCTCAAGTGCATCCCCAAGAAAGCACTCCGGGGCAAGGAGGCCCTGGTGGAGAATGAGATCGCAGTACTGCGCAG GATCAGCCACCCCAACATTGTGGCTCTGGAGGACGTTCATGAGAGCCCTTCCCACCTCTACTTGGCCATGGAGCT GGTGACAGGTGGTGAGCTGTTTGATCGCATCATGGAGCGGGGCTCCTACACAGAGAAGGATGCCAGCCACCTTGTAGGGCAGGTCCTTGGTGCTGTCTCCTACCTTCATAGCCTGGGCATTGTGCACCGGGACCTCAAG CCTGAGAACCTCCTCTATGCCACACCCTTTGAGGACTCCAAGATCATGGTCTCTGACTTTGGCCTGTCCAAAATACAAGCTGGCAACATGCTAGGCACAGCCTGTGGGACCCCAGGATATGTGG CCCCAGagctcctggagcagaaaccctACGGGAAGGCTGTAGATGTGTGGGCCCTGGGTGTCATCTCCTACATCCT GCTGTGTGGGTACCCCCCGTTCTACGACGAGAGCGACCCTGAACTCTTCAGCCAGATTCTGAGGGCCAGCTACGAGTTTGACTCTCCCTTTTGGGATGACATCTCAGAatcag CCAAAGACTTCATTCGGCACCTTCTGGAGCGTGATCCCCAGAAGAGGTTCACCTGCCAACAGGCCTTACAGCATCTTTG GATCTCTGGGGATGCGGCTTTAGATAGGGACATCCTGGGCTCTGTCAGTGAGCAGATCCAGAAGAATTTTGCCAGGACTCACTGGAAG CGTGCATTCAATGCCACATCTTTCTTGCGTCACATCCGTAAGCTGGGGCAGAGCCCAGAGGGTGAGGAGACCTCCAGACAGGGTATGACCCGGCACAGCCACCCAGGCCTTGGGACTAGCCAGTCCCCCAAATGGTAA